TGGACACGGCCGGGGCTTCGGTCACCTGTGCCGTCGCGCCGTCGCGGTTGGGGCTGCGATCGGGTGTCGCGGCGGCCTCGGTCACCAACGGAGCCGAAGGTTCGGTCTTCGTGGTGGTGCCGGTCTCGTTCTCGGCGGACGTGCTGTGCTCGGCGTCCACGACGACGGGGGTGCTGATGCTCGGTATCACCGCGGCGGGTCGTGTCTTTTTCCCGAGCACGATTTCTGTCTCGGCGGCGTCGTTCGGGGGTGTCTTCTCGTGGTCCTCGAGGGTGGCCTCATGCTCGGCCTCGGCCTCGAGTTCGGGCTTCAGTTCCGGTTCGGTCTCATGCTTGGACCCACCCGGTGTCGTGCTGTCGGCCTTGTCGTCGGTCTCGGTCTTGTCGGTCGACGTCGACTCGGCGCGAGATTCCGGCGTCGTGTCGGTCTTTGTGCGCGGCGTACTGTCGTTGGCCGGACTCGATGCCGACCCGGGGCCCGCCCCGCCGGACGTATCGTCGGCGACTGCGGCACCGGCACCGGCGAGCACCGCGGCCGACACCCCCGCCGACAACAGGCCGGCACTCACCCACGCCGAAAGCCGCTCCATGAAGACCCCTGACCCTGTGCTCACCGAACCGTCTCGAATATTGACACTGGCGACAGCGTAACCGAGCAGTTTCGAGCAACGGCCATACTCGAAGATCGACGAAGGGAATCACCCCATGAGGGCTGTCAGTTGTAAGGCCGGCGAACTGTCGGTGATCGAGATGCCGGCACCACGACCCGCCGCCGGTCAGTTGCTGCTCGACGTGCGTCGTTGCGGAATCTGCGGGTCCGACATCCACGCGAAGGATCACGCCGATGAACTGACCGAGGTCATGGCCGCCGTCGGATATCCGGATTTCATGAACAGTTCCACGCCGGTCGTACTCGGCCACGAATTCTGCGGCACGGTCGTGGAAAAGGGTCGCGGAGTTGCCAAGGAATTCAAGTCCGGCACCACCGTGGTGTCCTTCCCACTGGTGCGCGCGGCGGGCGGTGTGCACCTGACCGGACTCTCACCACTGGCCCCCGGCGGTTACGCAGAACAGGTGCTCGCCGAGGCATCGATGACGTTCGTGGTGCCCAACGGTTTGGATGTCGACACCGCGGCCCTCACCGAGCCGATGGCTGTCGCGCTGCATGCCGTACGACGCAGCGACATCAGCCGCCGAGACACTGCCGTCGTCATCGGCTGCGGCCCGGTCGGCCTGGCCGTGATCTGTCACCTGAAGGCCAAGGGGGTAGGCACGATCATCGCCAGTGACTTCTCCCCGGGCCGCCGTGCCTTGGCCGCCAAATGCGGGGCCCACGTGGTGGTGGACCCGGCCGTCGAGTCGCCCTATGAACGTTTCGACCGGCAGAAGGGCGTGATCACCGCGGCGCCGCAGTTGTACGAACTGGGTGTCGGGTCGATGGAGAAGCTGCGCAAGGTGCCGGGCTGGTCACATCTCTACCGGCTCGCGGAGTCGTTCGGCGCGGCCGGGCCGAAGCGTCCTGTGGTGTTCGAGTGCGTTGGTGTGCCGGGAATGATCGACGGTGTGCTGGCGGCCGCGCCGGTGCAGTCCCGGGTGGTCGTCGTCGGTGTGTGCATGGGCGAGGACCGTTTTCGTCCGACGTTGGCCATCGGCAAAGAGATCGACGTGCGCTTCGTGTTCGGCTACACACCGCTGGAATTTCACGACACCCTCAACCTGTTGGCGGAGGGCAAGGTCGATGCGTCGGCGCTGGTGACCGGGACCGTCGGTCTCGACGGAGTCGAGGCGGCCTTCAACGCGCTGGGTGATCCGGAATCGCACGCCAAGATTCTCATCGACCCCACCAGTTCGGCAGTCGAACCCGGTTAGTCGGATCGTCGAAATCTGTTCACTCCCGGTTTTTTCGGGTGGAACCGGTGTGTCGTCACAGGTGTGTCACAGTGGCCCCATCATGCGTCAAACCAAGCGAAAACGTCTCCGGCTCAGCGATCCGCTGTCGTTGTCGTTCGAGATGCACCGAAGGGTGTTGCTGGCCAGGCTGAATCGCCGGCACCGTCGTCAGGCCGCCTCGGCCCCGGCGTCGCGTTCGTCCTGATCGGCGTCAGATTCGTTGTCGACGAGGTCATCCTGGTCGTCGGACTCGGCGTCGGACGGCGGCGTACTGACAGTGATCCGGTCGACGATATCGGCCGGATCATCGGTGTCGTTCTCGGCGCCGTCGCGATCGGTGTCGTCCAGCAGCGAGGTGCGCCTACCGTTTTCGGTCGGAGTCCCGAGTTCATCGACATCGGCATCGATACTGCGTACCTCGGGCGATTCCGGCCCGGAATCCGCGGGCAGCGGGGACGGTGTTACCTCGGTCCGGCTCGCGGCCGGCGGCCTGCTGCCGGTCAGATTCTCCAGCCCCTCGTGCAGTGCAGCCGGGATCGCCCGCAGCGCCTCGACGATCTTCGGCATCGGAGTGATGAGGGAAAAGGGTTGGTGCACATCTGGATTGAGATTAAGTCGATCCGTGTAGGCCATGTCGACGATAACCCTCAGCAGCGGTTCGACCGCACCGATGAGCCGTTCGGCGAGCGGCGACTGCCCGAGGAAACGCGCGAGGTCGCGAAGGGGTCCGAACAGCGGTAGGTGTTCGTTGGGAACCAGAATGTAGCGATCCACCACACCGCCCGGCTTGGTGACCTCCTTGGTGATCACCCCCGGTGAATCCAGGTCGATCGGGTCATAGAACGGATCGGGATGGGCGTATCCCGCGGCCAGCAGGGTGTTCAGCAGCGCGAGCGGGTTGAAATAGGCGGGGAAGTCGGCGTAGGTGTCGTACTCCATGGTCACGTAGGTCGTGCCGTACGCGGAGGGGGCCGCGACGCCCATCGCCGGGATCACGCCGGGGATCCCGAGGAAGGGAAATCGGGCCAGGATGCCGCCGTTGGGGATGAAGGGGGCCGCGATCTCCAGGAAGCTGAGGTCATCGGGGGACGGTGCGGTCGCGGCCACGTTGAGATCGCGCTTGATCTGCTCGGTGAGCAGCGTGCCCTCCGAGTATCCGGCGATGATCACCGGACCCGTCGTCGCGGCCAGATGTTCCAGCAGGACCGGCATGCCCACCCGCACGCTGTCGATCATGTTCAACGATGCCGGGTAATGGCAGGGGACATAGGCGTGGTCAGGCGGACCGATCTTTCCACGCAACTTATCCGGGATGCGTACACCGGCAGGATCGTCGCGGCCACCGATGCCGATGACCGTGGCACTCGGTGCGACTGCATATCGCACCGATACGATCGCGGTCATCATGCCGTTGAGCAGCCACGACGAGAGCATTACTACCGTGAGCAACGCCAGCGGCGTGCGAAAAGATCTCCCCATGCATCCCCCGACGCATCATCCATAAAGCGATGTGCGGGGGACGTTACTCCCAGAGGGCTCGTGTATACGGAATTATGCCGAACTTCTTTAAGCGCGATTAGAGTCAGCGGTTATGAAGGCGATTCTGGCGACCGCTGCGGCGGCAGCGATGGGTCTCGGCGTTCTGTCGGCGGCGCCGGCCTCGGCGGACACAGTGGCCTATCTGGTCAACGTGCATGTCCGGCCGGGCTACAACTTTCCCAATGCCGAGGCCGCCATCGGCTACGGCAACACCATCTGCGACAGGGTCGCCGCCAAGATGCCGTATGCCGAACTGGTCAACCAGCTCAAGGCCGATTTCCACACCACCGACTACTACCAGGCCGGGTACCTGATCAACCAGGCCGTCAACGAACTGTGCCCGGCGCAGATCTGGCAGCTGCGCCAATCCGCCGCGGGCTACACCGGGCAATAAAAAGAACGGTGGCGCCCCATTTCGGGACGCCACCGTCGTCTGTGCCGGTTCCGCTCAGGGGCAGGTGACCGTGATCTCGAACGGCTTGCTGACCGGGTTCATGGGGTTGGCCATGTCGATTCCGGTGGCGGTGCCGCTGATGGTGTAGGTCTTGTCGGCCCTGGTGGCCGTGGCCTCACCGCCCGCGCCCTGCGTGAACCCGAGGGTGACGCCGTTGACGTTGCCCAGCCCGACGGAGCTGACGCTGGACCCGTCCTCGCTGACGACCGCGGCGATACCGGTGAGGCCCTCCCCGATGGCGATGTTCACATTGCCGCCGCTGGTTGCGCAGACCACCGAACCCTGCACGGCCTGGTCTTGACCGTCGATGGTGACCTTGGTGGCACCGGATTCCGCGGCTGCCGACGATTCCGGCGGGGCGGTGGTGGCCGCCGCCGAGGTGCTTACCGCCGCACTCGTCTCCGAGGCGGTCGACTCAGATGATGACTTGTTGTCCGAGGAACAACCGGACAGACCGGCGATGACGAGCGCTGCGCCCCCGACGGCCACTACGAACCCACGCTTCACCACGAATCTCCTTGAGGTTGTGCGATCGATCAAGATCGCCCGATGATCCACGTGCAGTATGAGACGCGAAACGGCCGATGAAACCCGATTGGGCGAAAATCTCCGCAGTTCTGGCCCGCTCAGCACGCGACGCGGAGCGTGAACTTTCCGTCCGTGGTGAAGCTGGCCGCGTCGGTGCGGAAGCCGGTCGCGGTACCGATGATGACGAAGGTCGGGCCGATCATGCTGACCTCCGCGTCCGGTTCGCCGAGCCCGGCGTTGTAGTTGCCGGTGAATCCGGCAAGGTTGCGGATGGCCACCGACTGGGCGGACAGCTCGTCACCGCCGGAGACCAATGCGCTCACCCCGGAGTCAGGGTCCCCGGTCTGGATATCCGTCGAGAACCCCTGCGATGCGCACCGCACCTGATGCGTGGTGCCCCCGTCGCGTCCGTCGATCGTGATGTGAGCGGTGCCCGCCGGTAGCCCGCCTTCGGGTATCGGGGCGGCCGGGCTCTCGGAGGAGCAGGAGGCGCAGGCGGCGGCCACCGCAGACGCCACGGCCAGGACGAGCCAGGGTTTCCTCATGGGAGTGAATCTAGCGGCGGCGCGGGACCGGACACAGCCGCTTGATTGAATGTCCGGATGTTCTTCGAAGTGCAGGCCGAGCTGCCCGGGCGTCCCGGACGCGTCGGCACCATCCACACGCCGCACGGCGATATCCAGACCCCGGCCTTCATCGCGGTGGGCACCCAGGCGACCGTCAAGGCGGTCTTGCCCGAAACGATGAAAGAGATTGGCGCTCAGGCGGTTCTGGCCAATGCCTACCACCTCTACCTGCAACCGGGCCCGGATGTGGTCGACGAGGCAGGCGGGTTGGGGGCGTTCATGAACTGGCCCGGACCGACGTTCACCGACAGCGGCGGGTTCCAGGTGCTGTCGCTAGGTGTGGGGTTCAAGAAGGTGTTGTCGATGGACGCCACCAGGGTGCAGGCCGACGACATCATCGCCGAGGGCAAGGAGCGGCTGGCGCACGTCGACGAGGACGGAGTGACATTTCGCTCCCATCTCGACGGGTCGACGCACCGCTTCACCCCGGAGGTCTCCATCGGTATCCAGCATCAGCTCGGTGCCGACATCATCTTCGCTTTCGACGAGTTGACCACCCTGGTCAACACCCGCAGCTATCAGGAGCAGTCGGTGCGGCGCACCCACCGATGGGCCGAGCGCTGTCTTGCCGAGCACCATCGACTCACCGAGGTGCGTCACGACAAGCCCTACCAGGCGCTATTCGGGGTGGTGCAAGGCGCACAGTACGAGGATCTGCGACGCCAGGCCACTCGCGATCTGGTCCGCATCGGTGAGGGCTCAGGTCCCGCGGAGGGGTTGAGCTTCGACGGATACGGCATCGGCGGGGCGCTGGAGAAGCAGAATCTGGCCACCATCGTCGAGTGGGTGACCAGCGAGCTGCCCGCGGACAAGCCGAGGCACCTGTTGGGCATCAGCGAGCCCGACGATCTGTTCGCGGCGGTGGCCGCCGGCGCGGATACCTTCGACTGCGTATCGCCGTCGCGGGTGGCGCGCAATGCCGCGGTCTACTCGGTGCACGGGCGCTACAACATCACCGGAGCCCGGTACAAACGCGACTTCGCCCCGATCGACGCCGAATGTGACTGCTATACCTGCGCGCATTACACCCGTGCGTACATCCACCACCTGTTCAAGGCGAAGGAGATGCTGGCGTCGACGTTGTGCACCATCCACAACGAGCGGTTCACCATCCGCCTGGTCGACCGGATCCGCGCGGCGATCCTGGCCGGGGAGTTCGACGAGCTGCGTGCCGAGGTGTTGGGCCGCTATTACGGTTCGCGCTGAGGAACACCTGGCTGCGCTTTCCGTCGCCACTTGCCGCCGAAGCGATCAAATCGGTGTAAAACTACCCGAGAAATTCACCATTTCGTCGGTGTGGCCGCCGTAGGGTAGGCCAATGCGAATTCTCCTGGTGGGTGCCGGTGGTGTCGGTTCGGCGTTCTGTGCCATCGCTGCGCGGCGGGACTTCTTCGAGCAGATCGTGGTCGCCGACTATGACCTGGCTCGCGCGGAGCAGGCCGCGGAGACGGTAGGTGACCCGAGGTTCAGCGCGGCGCGGGTCGACGCCACCTCGGCCGATGCGGTCGCCGACCTGGTCCGCGCACACGCCGTCACCCATGTGATGAACGCCGTCGACCCGCGGTTCGTCATGCCGATCTTCAACGGTGCGCACGCCGGTGGGGCGGACTACCTGGACATGGCCATGAGCCTGTCGGTGCGCCATCCCGATAAGCCCTACGAGCTGACCGGCGTCAAGCTGGGCGACGAGCAGTTCGCTGTCGAGCAGCAGTGGCGCGATGCCGGCAGGCTGGCGCTCGTCGGAATCGGTGTCGAGCCGGGCCTTTCGGATGTGTTCGCCCGCTACGCCGCCGACCACTTGTTCTCCGATATCGAAGAACTGGGTACCCGCGACGGATCCAACCTGACCGTCGACGGCTATGACTTCGCGCCGTCGTTCTCGATCTGGACCACCATCGAGGAATGCCTGAACCCGCCGGTCATCTGGGAGGCTGACAAGGGCTGGTACGTCACCGAACCGTTCAGCGAGCCCGAGGTTTTCGACTTCCCCGACGGTATCGGACCCGTGGAATGCGTCAACGTCGAGCACGAGGAGGTGCTGCTGATGCCACGTTGGGTGGACTGCAAGCGCGCCACCTTCAAATACGGCCTCGGTGAAGAATTCATCGACGTCCTCAAGACTTTGCACAAACTCGGTCTGGACCGCACCGAGAAGGTGCGCGTCGGTTCGAAGAACGGCCCCGTCGAAGTGTCTCCGCGCGATGTCGTCGCCGCCTGCCTGCCCAACCCCGCCGATCTGGGGCCCAAGATGAAGGGCAAGACCTGCGCCGGGTTGTGGGTCACGGGTACGGGCAAAGACGGAAAGCCACGGTCGACGTACCTGTACCACGTCGTCGACAACGAGTGGTCGATGGCCGAGTATGGGCATCAATGTGTGGTGTGGCAGACGGCCGTCAACCCCGTCGTCGCACTCGAGCTGCTGGCCAACGGCGTCTGGAGCGGGACCGGGGTACTCGGTCCCGAGGCATTCGACTCCGTGCCGTTCCTGGAGCTGCTGACCGCCTACGGCTCCCCCTGGGGCCAGAAGGAGCTGTAACCCCCCCGTTTTCCGGCTAGCGTGAGTGTCTGCACCCCAACACGCCGGCCTGACAGATGAGTTCGCGCACGTTTGCCGGGAAGGGAACGTAGCGTCGAGGCATGCCAGAAGAGCTCACCGCCGAGCAGGCCGCCGCGCGGTTGAAGTCCGCCGACACCCTCGGGATCCCACTGGGGCCCGGCCAACCGCCGACCTTCCTGCAGGCGTTGGGTGAGCGCACGGACTGGACCGACCTCCGGGTGTACGGCGCACTGCTCGCGGTGATCACCGAACTGTTCTCCCGGGACGGGGTGTACTACCTGTCCGGGTTCTTCGGTCCGCTGGAGCGTGCGCTGCGTGACAGCGGGGCGGCGGTGGAGTTTGCCCCGGCCGACTTCCGGCGGTTCGGCCCGCTCCTGCAACGGCAATCACCGCGCGTGATGACGACCGTCTGCGCGCCGCCGGACTCCGACGGCTGGTGCTCGCTGTCATTGCACGCCGGTGGCACCGTGGACGAATTGCGCCGCGCCGGATCCGATCCCGACCGGCTATTGATCGTCGAGGCCTCATCGAAGTTCCCGCGGACCTACGGTCACGGTGACATCCGGCACGCGCTGCACGTCGACGAGATCGACATCCTGATCGCCACGGACGCTGAACCGCTTGCCCTACCCGGCGGCGACGCCGAACCCACCGACGTGGACCGGGCGATCGCCGAGCACGCCGTCGCCTATATGCCGAGTGGGGTGACTCTGCAGACCGGTATCGGCAGCATTCCCAACCAGATCGCGACCCTGCTCGCCGAGGGTGACGGCGACGGGTACGGCCTGCACAGCGAGATGTTCACCGACGGCTGCATGAAACTGCACCGGGCCGGCAAGATCGCCAACACCCGTAAGGGACAGTACGACGGGGTGAGCGTGACGACGTTCGCCTTCGGGTCGCCAGATCTCTACGCCTGGCTCGACGACAACCGCGATGTGGCATTCCTGCCGGTCGAGATCGTGAACTCACCGGAGGTGATCGCCGATAACAACCGGATGGTCACGATCAACGGTGCGCTGGCCATCGACATCCAGGGCCAGGTGGTCGCCGACACCATCAACGGCAGCCAGTTCAGCGGGATCGGCGGCGCCGAGGACTTCGTCGCCGGTGCCGGGCTGGAACTTTCGGACCGCTCACTGATCTGCCTGCCCGCCACATACTCCAAGGACGGTCGGCTGCAGTCGCGGATCGTGCCGTGGTTCGGAGCGGGTGCGGTGATCACGACGCCCCGCCACCACGTGGATGTCATCGTCACCGAGTACGGCACCGCCGAGTTGGAGGGCCTGACGGTGCGGGAGCGCGGTGAGGCGCTGGCCGCGATCGCGCACCCGGACTTCCGGGAGGATCTGCTCCGAGCCGCCGAACGCGCATCGGGCGGACGCTCTCCGGTGATCAGGTTCGTCTGAGTCCGTTGCCGAGCACTCTCACCGATGACGTGGGCTAGAGCGGATTGAGGATCCGGTT
This DNA window, taken from Mycolicibacterium neoaurum, encodes the following:
- a CDS encoding zinc-binding dehydrogenase, whose translation is MRAVSCKAGELSVIEMPAPRPAAGQLLLDVRRCGICGSDIHAKDHADELTEVMAAVGYPDFMNSSTPVVLGHEFCGTVVEKGRGVAKEFKSGTTVVSFPLVRAAGGVHLTGLSPLAPGGYAEQVLAEASMTFVVPNGLDVDTAALTEPMAVALHAVRRSDISRRDTAVVIGCGPVGLAVICHLKAKGVGTIIASDFSPGRRALAAKCGAHVVVDPAVESPYERFDRQKGVITAAPQLYELGVGSMEKLRKVPGWSHLYRLAESFGAAGPKRPVVFECVGVPGMIDGVLAAAPVQSRVVVVGVCMGEDRFRPTLAIGKEIDVRFVFGYTPLEFHDTLNLLAEGKVDASALVTGTVGLDGVEAAFNALGDPESHAKILIDPTSSAVEPG
- a CDS encoding PE-PPE domain-containing protein, producing MGRSFRTPLALLTVVMLSSWLLNGMMTAIVSVRYAVAPSATVIGIGGRDDPAGVRIPDKLRGKIGPPDHAYVPCHYPASLNMIDSVRVGMPVLLEHLAATTGPVIIAGYSEGTLLTEQIKRDLNVAATAPSPDDLSFLEIAAPFIPNGGILARFPFLGIPGVIPAMGVAAPSAYGTTYVTMEYDTYADFPAYFNPLALLNTLLAAGYAHPDPFYDPIDLDSPGVITKEVTKPGGVVDRYILVPNEHLPLFGPLRDLARFLGQSPLAERLIGAVEPLLRVIVDMAYTDRLNLNPDVHQPFSLITPMPKIVEALRAIPAALHEGLENLTGSRPPAASRTEVTPSPLPADSGPESPEVRSIDADVDELGTPTENGRRTSLLDDTDRDGAENDTDDPADIVDRITVSTPPSDAESDDQDDLVDNESDADQDERDAGAEAA
- a CDS encoding DUF732 domain-containing protein, giving the protein MKAILATAAAAAMGLGVLSAAPASADTVAYLVNVHVRPGYNFPNAEAAIGYGNTICDRVAAKMPYAELVNQLKADFHTTDYYQAGYLINQAVNELCPAQIWQLRQSAAGYTGQ
- a CDS encoding lipoprotein LpqH, which codes for MKRGFVVAVGGAALVIAGLSGCSSDNKSSSESTASETSAAVSTSAAATTAPPESSAAAESGATKVTIDGQDQAVQGSVVCATSGGNVNIAIGEGLTGIAAVVSEDGSSVSSVGLGNVNGVTLGFTQGAGGEATATRADKTYTISGTATGIDMANPMNPVSKPFEITVTCP
- a CDS encoding lipoprotein LpqH, whose protein sequence is MRKPWLVLAVASAVAAACASCSSESPAAPIPEGGLPAGTAHITIDGRDGGTTHQVRCASQGFSTDIQTGDPDSGVSALVSGGDELSAQSVAIRNLAGFTGNYNAGLGEPDAEVSMIGPTFVIIGTATGFRTDAASFTTDGKFTLRVAC
- the tgt gene encoding tRNA guanosine(34) transglycosylase Tgt → MFFEVQAELPGRPGRVGTIHTPHGDIQTPAFIAVGTQATVKAVLPETMKEIGAQAVLANAYHLYLQPGPDVVDEAGGLGAFMNWPGPTFTDSGGFQVLSLGVGFKKVLSMDATRVQADDIIAEGKERLAHVDEDGVTFRSHLDGSTHRFTPEVSIGIQHQLGADIIFAFDELTTLVNTRSYQEQSVRRTHRWAERCLAEHHRLTEVRHDKPYQALFGVVQGAQYEDLRRQATRDLVRIGEGSGPAEGLSFDGYGIGGALEKQNLATIVEWVTSELPADKPRHLLGISEPDDLFAAVAAGADTFDCVSPSRVARNAAVYSVHGRYNITGARYKRDFAPIDAECDCYTCAHYTRAYIHHLFKAKEMLASTLCTIHNERFTIRLVDRIRAAILAGEFDELRAEVLGRYYGSR
- a CDS encoding saccharopine dehydrogenase family protein; the encoded protein is MRILLVGAGGVGSAFCAIAARRDFFEQIVVADYDLARAEQAAETVGDPRFSAARVDATSADAVADLVRAHAVTHVMNAVDPRFVMPIFNGAHAGGADYLDMAMSLSVRHPDKPYELTGVKLGDEQFAVEQQWRDAGRLALVGIGVEPGLSDVFARYAADHLFSDIEELGTRDGSNLTVDGYDFAPSFSIWTTIEECLNPPVIWEADKGWYVTEPFSEPEVFDFPDGIGPVECVNVEHEEVLLMPRWVDCKRATFKYGLGEEFIDVLKTLHKLGLDRTEKVRVGSKNGPVEVSPRDVVAACLPNPADLGPKMKGKTCAGLWVTGTGKDGKPRSTYLYHVVDNEWSMAEYGHQCVVWQTAVNPVVALELLANGVWSGTGVLGPEAFDSVPFLELLTAYGSPWGQKEL
- a CDS encoding acetyl-CoA hydrolase/transferase family protein is translated as MPEELTAEQAAARLKSADTLGIPLGPGQPPTFLQALGERTDWTDLRVYGALLAVITELFSRDGVYYLSGFFGPLERALRDSGAAVEFAPADFRRFGPLLQRQSPRVMTTVCAPPDSDGWCSLSLHAGGTVDELRRAGSDPDRLLIVEASSKFPRTYGHGDIRHALHVDEIDILIATDAEPLALPGGDAEPTDVDRAIAEHAVAYMPSGVTLQTGIGSIPNQIATLLAEGDGDGYGLHSEMFTDGCMKLHRAGKIANTRKGQYDGVSVTTFAFGSPDLYAWLDDNRDVAFLPVEIVNSPEVIADNNRMVTINGALAIDIQGQVVADTINGSQFSGIGGAEDFVAGAGLELSDRSLICLPATYSKDGRLQSRIVPWFGAGAVITTPRHHVDVIVTEYGTAELEGLTVRERGEALAAIAHPDFREDLLRAAERASGGRSPVIRFV